The proteins below come from a single Desulfobaccales bacterium genomic window:
- a CDS encoding response regulator transcription factor, protein MKPYQIVLADDHTMFRAGVRKLLERVEGVSVMGEVGDGLELLDFLKTHRPDLILLDISMPHMRGLEAMREIKRYHPEVKVIILTMHRKKEFVRQALMDGADGFLLKEDPASELVRALQAVRRGEKCLSPLLTDVLISLQREEGKKEILTAREREILKLLAEGKRAQEIAELLFISVNTVRRHRYNIMEKLNFSTMAELVKYALSQEYIENQV, encoded by the coding sequence ATGAAACCATACCAGATAGTGCTGGCCGATGATCATACCATGTTCCGGGCCGGGGTGCGCAAGCTCCTGGAGCGGGTGGAAGGGGTCAGCGTCATGGGCGAGGTGGGGGACGGCCTGGAGTTGCTGGACTTCCTCAAGACCCACAGGCCGGACCTCATTTTGCTGGACATCTCCATGCCCCACATGCGGGGGCTGGAGGCCATGCGGGAGATCAAACGGTATCACCCGGAAGTGAAGGTGATCATCCTCACCATGCACCGAAAAAAGGAATTCGTCCGTCAGGCCCTGATGGACGGGGCCGACGGCTTTCTTTTGAAGGAGGATCCGGCCTCGGAACTGGTGCGGGCCCTGCAGGCGGTGCGCCGGGGCGAAAAGTGCCTTTCCCCCTTGCTCACCGACGTGCTCATCAGCCTGCAGCGGGAGGAGGGCAAGAAAGAAATCCTCACGGCCCGGGAACGGGAAATCCTCAAACTGTTGGCGGAGGGCAAGCGGGCCCAGGAGATCGCCGAATTGTTGTTCATCAGCGTCAACACCGTGCGTCGCCATCGCTATAACATCATGGAAAAGCTGAATTTCTCCACCATGGCGGAGCTGGTGAAGTACGCCCTGTCCCAGGAATACATCGAGAACCAGGTGTAG
- a CDS encoding PAS domain S-box protein produces MGPLIFLVNGVFILGLLVLTYWYGRSTRRLLRRAQGQVADLESQAMAKIAELQSSYARILREIDERQQAEARLRESETRFAAFMQNVPGAAVILDAADTILYANDTWEKIFGTSPGETSGSVEALARREGELNRQVREGGESLQHLETLERDGKTRYWLLTRFPIPPPDGGTPLVGAIGIDITARRVAEEALRESEAKLRTLAAQLLKAQENERKRLAAELHDELGHRLLTLKLRLEALEAELSPQLEAMKNEIQEMLQEIAATIAEVRRLYLDLSPGDLEDLGLTTALTSLIDDFRALKKDISWTVDLEDLDGLFPLPVQTAIYRVVQEALTNIGKHADPRRVSLTAAREDGRVVFEIQDDGQGFDQSLTSRTKGTLGLLAMEERVRILGGDFHLWSRPGHGTRITFTIPQEGEHG; encoded by the coding sequence GTGGGACCTCTCATTTTCCTGGTCAACGGCGTTTTCATCCTGGGATTGCTGGTCCTGACCTACTGGTACGGCCGCTCCACCCGGCGGCTGCTCAGGCGGGCCCAAGGGCAGGTGGCGGATCTGGAGAGCCAGGCCATGGCCAAGATTGCCGAGCTCCAGTCCTCCTATGCCCGCATCCTGAGGGAGATCGATGAACGCCAGCAGGCCGAGGCCCGCCTCAGGGAAAGCGAGACCCGGTTTGCCGCCTTCATGCAGAATGTGCCCGGCGCGGCGGTGATCCTGGATGCGGCGGACACCATCCTCTATGCCAATGACACCTGGGAAAAAATCTTCGGCACCTCCCCGGGTGAGACCTCAGGGTCGGTCGAGGCATTGGCCCGGAGGGAGGGGGAGCTGAACCGGCAGGTGCGGGAAGGGGGGGAATCCCTGCAGCACCTGGAAACCCTGGAGCGGGACGGGAAGACCCGTTATTGGCTGCTCACCCGCTTCCCCATCCCGCCCCCCGACGGCGGCACCCCCCTGGTGGGGGCCATCGGCATCGACATCACCGCCCGACGGGTGGCGGAGGAGGCCCTGCGGGAAAGCGAGGCCAAGCTCCGGACGCTGGCGGCCCAGCTTCTCAAGGCCCAGGAAAACGAACGCAAGCGTCTGGCGGCGGAGCTGCACGACGAGCTGGGCCATCGCCTCCTCACCCTGAAGCTGAGGCTGGAGGCGCTGGAGGCGGAGCTCTCCCCGCAGCTGGAGGCCATGAAGAATGAGATCCAGGAAATGCTGCAGGAGATTGCCGCCACCATTGCCGAGGTGCGGCGGCTGTATCTGGATTTGAGCCCCGGGGACCTGGAGGACCTGGGACTGACCACCGCCCTTACTTCCCTGATCGACGATTTCCGGGCCCTCAAGAAAGACATCTCCTGGACCGTGGACCTGGAAGACCTGGACGGCCTCTTTCCTCTGCCGGTGCAGACCGCCATCTACCGGGTGGTGCAGGAGGCTCTCACCAACATCGGCAAACACGCCGACCCCCGGCGGGTCTCCCTGACCGCCGCCCGGGAGGATGGCCGGGTGGTTTTCGAGATCCAGGATGACGGCCAGGGTTTCGACCAGTCCCTGACCTCCCGCACCAAAGGCACCCTGGGATTGCTGGCCATGGAGGAACGGGTCCGCATCCTCGGGGGGGATTTTCATCTCTGGAGCCGGCCGGGCCACGGCACCAGAATTACTTTCACCATTCCCCAGGAAGGAGAGCACGGATGA
- a CDS encoding SH3 domain-containing protein, whose amino-acid sequence MRVCTWVQPLRLLVAILFLAPACATVPSPPQPRVFYSIPAVSYLRSCPELDCPVVSEIYLADEVQVLESLPNGWWRVKSRRDGAVGWTQRALLSERPLPGQTYYVVAKELPVRDSPHPEATSRRRLEFGDRVQKLTERQEWWLVLMEKDRAIGWVPAVHLADKLPPEPVTATPEGQTASGNPPPASPVYLYVASDTAALHLLPLKDSQVLRRLKLNDKVESIAESGARWRKVRFPETGAEGWVEARFLRPVPVTTRGQIVPAKGKPAKKAAPSDKAPPPQLVPEPGPEPEAM is encoded by the coding sequence ATGCGGGTATGCACCTGGGTTCAGCCCCTCAGGCTGCTGGTGGCGATCCTGTTCCTGGCCCCGGCCTGTGCCACCGTCCCGTCCCCTCCTCAGCCCCGGGTCTTTTACAGCATTCCGGCGGTATCCTATCTGCGCTCCTGCCCGGAGCTGGATTGTCCGGTGGTGAGCGAAATTTATCTGGCCGATGAGGTCCAGGTGCTGGAGTCCCTTCCTAACGGCTGGTGGCGGGTGAAATCCCGGCGGGACGGGGCGGTGGGCTGGACGCAGCGGGCCCTGCTCAGTGAGCGGCCGCTTCCCGGGCAGACCTACTATGTGGTGGCCAAGGAGCTGCCGGTGCGGGATTCCCCCCACCCGGAGGCCACCTCCCGGCGGCGCCTGGAGTTCGGCGATCGGGTGCAGAAACTGACGGAACGGCAGGAATGGTGGCTGGTGCTGATGGAAAAGGACCGGGCCATCGGCTGGGTGCCGGCAGTCCACCTGGCGGACAAACTGCCTCCGGAGCCGGTCACGGCAACCCCAGAGGGCCAGACAGCTTCCGGGAACCCGCCCCCCGCCTCTCCGGTATATCTCTACGTGGCCTCGGATACCGCCGCCTTGCACCTCCTGCCCCTGAAGGACTCCCAGGTCTTGCGGCGTCTCAAGCTCAATGACAAGGTGGAAAGCATTGCTGAATCCGGGGCCCGCTGGCGCAAGGTACGTTTTCCGGAAACGGGAGCCGAGGGCTGGGTGGAGGCCCGGTTTCTGAGGCCGGTGCCAGTCACCACCCGGGGTCAGATCGTTCCGGCGAAGGGCAAGCCGGCCAAGAAGGCCGCACCCTCCGACAAGGCCCCGCCGCCTCAATTGGTCCCGGAACCCGGGCCCGAACCCGAGGCCATGTAA